The following proteins are encoded in a genomic region of Brachypodium distachyon strain Bd21 chromosome 1, Brachypodium_distachyon_v3.0, whole genome shotgun sequence:
- the LOC100845059 gene encoding uncharacterized protein LOC100845059 isoform X2 produces MVWIELTHPAAPSLATWPDVRTQIDILKRLQRQAFSDIMQLRERQEKVERVLTLFKTSKSGPFAEETTRVKGLINFSGALALKGKEDVAPDSSGATSGISSQFAFKTTVRKKDSLLAELTTDSRCLSQENDLIGSPLVLSKVMYLANMGDCLSAAAIPVGARCDDFSTDPSLQEGHWLAGFHFTLRPPLLLKRHKHAAGLILRSQNFAASLAELISTTGKSSGEVGSIFTGFGQISCRMRDEIKLTMSAAWHGPCLIPRKSKPTAGGCIDLELKMDEDSRIGAWVEVKKSNPRLLNWAFTLSDTPENDLGWGVSLRRVSEGARGRIQLEGFLNLHVGEKATLQPGVVFNLIGRRCAPAVVLQSSWFL; encoded by the exons ATGGTTTGGATCGAGCTAACACATCCTGCTGCACCTTCGCTAGCAACATGGCCCGATGTAAGGACTCAG ATAGACATCTTGAAGCGGTTGCAGCGACAAGCATTTTCTGATATAATGCAGCTGAGGGAGAGACAAGAGAAAGTTGAAAGAGTGCTCACACTGTTCAAAACTAGCAAAAGTGGTCCATTTGCAGAAGAAACCACCCGGGTCAAGGGCCTTATCAATTTTTCTGGTGCTCTAGCACTAAAAGGCAAAGAAGACGTGGCACCAGATAGCTCAGGAGCAACTTCGGGTATCAGTTCACAGTTTGCGTTCAAGACCACTGTTCGAAAGAAGGACTCTCTCTTGGCAGAGCTTACCACCGATTCTAGATGCTTATCTCAAGAAAATGATCTCATTGGGAGCCCTCTTGTGTTGTCAAAGGTGATGTACCTGGCAAATATGGGTGACTGCTTGTCTGCTGCAGCCATACCAGTAGGAGCAAGGTGTGATGATTTTTCAACTGATCCAAGCCTACAAGAG GGGCATTGGCTTGCCGGTTTCCATTTCACACTGCGACCACCTTTGCTGCTGAAGCGCCACAAGCATGCTGCCGGCCTAATACTGCGGTCACAGAACTTTGCGGCTTCTCTTGCTGAGTTGATTTCAACAACTGGGAAAAGCTCAGGTGAAGTTGGTAGCATTTTCACCGgatttggacaaatttcaTGCCGGATGCGTGATGAAATAAAGTTGACTATGTCTGCGGCTTGGCATGGGCCGTGTCTAATTCCTCGAAAAAGCAAACCAACTGCTGGAGGGTGCATCGATTTGGAACTAAAGATGGATGAGGACTCAAGAATTGGGGCTTGGGTCGAGGTTAAGAAGTCGAACCCGAGGCTACTGAATTGGGCCTTCACGCTGTCAGATACACCAGAAAATGACCTAGGCTGGGGTGTGAGCCTGCGGAGAGTTTCGGAAGGGGCACGGGGACGGATTCAGCTGGAAGGCTTTCTGAATTTACATGTAGGCGAGAAGGCCACCTTGCAGCCTGGTGTCGTGTTCAACTTGATTGGGAGGAGATGTGCACCGGCTGTTGTGCTCCAGTCAAGTTGGTTCTTGTAG
- the LOC100844750 gene encoding uncharacterized protein LOC100844750, with protein MESVAIATTSRFSPPAPLPRRRNAFAPVAAASKRRDGEGEEFASSGSRSKPSGAGREAPAGGLAPYGLSLSPFSKDAAMGLVMSAATGSGWTTGSGMEGPPTAGAANRPEVSTLPWSLFTKSPRRRMRVAFTCNVCGQRTTRAINPHAYTDGTVFVQCCGCNVFHKLVDNLNLFHEMKCYVGPDFRYEGDAPFNYLDGDEDGEGNIFPVL; from the exons ATGGAGTCCGTCGCGATCGCCACCACCTCGCGCTTCTCACCACCCGCCccgctcccccgccgccgcaacgcCTTCGccccggtcgccgccgcctccaagc GCCGGGATGGAGAAGGGGAGGAGTTCGCGTCGAGCGGCTCCAGGTCGAAGCCGTCGGGAGCCGGGCGTGAGGCGCCCGCCGGGGGCCTCGCGCCATACGGGCTCTCCCTCTCGCCCTTCTCCAAG GACGCGGCCATGGGGCTGGTGATGAGCGCCGCGACGGGGAGCGGCTGGACGACGGGTTCGGGGATGGAGGGTCCACCCACGGCCGGTGCCGCGAATCGGCCGGAGGTCTCGACGCTGCCGTGGTCACTCTTCACAAAGTCCCCGAGGCGGCGGATGCGGGTGGCGTTCACCTGCAACGTCTGCGGGCAGCGCACCACGCGTGCCATCAACCCGCACGCCTACACAGACGGCACCGTGTTCGTTCAG TGCTGCGGTTGCAATGTATTCCACAAGCTGGTGGACAACCTGAACCTGTTCCATGAGATGAAGTGCTACGTCGGCCCAGACTTCCGATACGAGGGGGATGCTCCGTTCAACTACCTCGACGGTGACGAGGACGGCGAAGGCAACATCTTCCCAGTCCTCTAA
- the LOC100844441 gene encoding uncharacterized protein LOC100844441: MGRRSRGGDAAAAAAAKGEGMRVVWRKGAVRLVFVSAIAWALLVLLSLAFHLWSCTSSVSFLSALCKTDSKVLQVLDSMEVSSKPLHRCSIPVADDPDAVVIPKRTPNAIVKKLSYITVDKQDKDSPPLFGGRQNWKQREESFKLNATMKVHCGFMKNSGADMDDVDVEYIQKCKFVVASGIFDGYDIPHQPSNISLRSQKLFCFLMVVDEVSLDFIEKNVTVKVDSAGGKWVGIWRLVTLHRLPFDEPRRNGKVPKILTHRLFPRAWYSIWIDGKMELMVDPLLILERYLWRGKYTFAVAVHKHHRSIYEEGDAIKRRKRYARPLVDLQMKIYYHEGMEPWDANKRMPSDIPEGAVLIREHTTIADLFSCLWFNEVNLFTPRDQLSFGYVVYRLGDTLRFFMFPNCEYNSLFILHRHTREHSSKVEWAKTIDEIVKKGLKESRGGLGLWTPYPADLSSVELPAVKRTSQAG; encoded by the exons atGGGGAGGCGAAGCAGAGgcggggacgcggcggcggcggcggcggcgaagggggAGGGGATGCGGGTGGTGTGGCGGAAGGGGGCGGTGCGGCTCGTCTTCGTCTCGGCCATCGCGTGGGCGCtgctcgtcctcctctccctcgcctTCCACCTCTGGTCCTGCACCTCCTCCGTCTCCTTCCTCTCAG CTCTTTGTAAAACTGACAGTAAAGTTCTCCAGGTGTTGGACTCGATGGAAGTCTCATCGAAACCGCTCCACC GTTGCTCGATACCTGTTGCAGATGATCCAGATGCTGTTGTGATTCCAAAGAGAACTCCCAACGCAATCGTAAAGAAGCTGTCATATATAACAGTTGACAAGCAGGACAAAGATTCTCCGCCATTGTTCGGAGGACGTCAAAACTGGAAACAGAGGGAGGAAAGCTTTAAACTGAATGCTACCATGAAG GTGCACTGTGGATTTATGAAGAACAGTGGGGCAGACATGGATGATGTTGATGTGGAGTACATACAGAAATGCAAATTTGTGGTTGCCTCCGGTATTTTTGATGGTTATGACATTCCCCATCAGCCATCAAATATCAGCCTTCGCTCTCAAAAGTTGTTCTGCTTCTTGATGGTGGTAGATGAGGTATCCCTTGATTTTATTGAGAAAAACGTCACTGTCAAAGTTGATAGTGCAGGTGGGAAATGGGTTGGTATATGGCGACTCGTAACTTTACACCGCCTTCCGTTTGATGAACCTAGAAGGAACGGAAAAGTACCAAAGATATTGACGCATAGACTATTTCCTCGAGCTTGGTATAGTATTTGGATTGATGGAAAAATGGAGCTGATGGTTGATCCACTGCTTATTCTTGAAAG ATATCTCTGGCGAGGAAAGTATACATTTGCAGTAGCTGTCCATAAGCATCATAGGAGCATATATGAGGAGGGTGATGCAATCAAAAGGAGGAAGCGATATGCTCGGCCTTTGGTTGATCTTCAGATGAAGATATACTATCATGAGGGGATGGAGCCTTGGGACGCAAATAAAAGGATGCCTAGTG ATATTCCAGAGGGAGCGGTGCTGATCAGGGAGCACACAACGATAGCTGATCTGTTCAGCTGTCTCTGGTTCAATGAAGTCAATCTTTTCACGCCTCGTGATCAGCTCAGCTTTGGCTACGTGGTTTATCGGCTTGGAGACACTCTTAGATTCTTCATGTTCCCCAACTGCGAGTACAACTCATTGTTCATCTTGCACAGACACACAAGAGAGCACTCATCAAAAGTCGAGTGGGCTAAAACAATCGATGAGATTGTGAAGAAGGGGTTGAAGGAGAGCCGGGGAGGATTAGGATTGTGGACTCCGTATCCCGCAGACCTCAGCTCTGTCGAACTCCCTGCTGTAAAAAGAACTTCACAGGCAGGCTAG